A region of the Clupea harengus chromosome 7, Ch_v2.0.2, whole genome shotgun sequence genome:
ACATGGAGATGTCGAGTGGAGCGCAGTCGGTAAAGCTTCAGGGCAATTAATAACCATTGGTACAACAGGATGCCATGAAAGGCTGGACTGGTGGTCAAAAAAGCCTGCAAGCTTGCCTGTTTCAATCTCATGCATGAGCATTATTTATGTGACTGTGACAGAgtgttgtagagagagaggcaaagagtcTTTGCATTTGCATTCTGAGCTGCACAGATCCATCAGACTCAAGCAGTAATAGTAAATCAATTTGGATTGGTCAGGACGAGCCCATCACGACATGACGACAAGCCTAATTAGATTAGGTAGCGCTCACAGCCCTCATGTCAAACTCGCTCTCACACAAAGCCTTTAGGCCTTTTTTAGGTCGGTTACAACTTTAAGTCATGATCACACACCAGGATAACGGTCGGTGTAGACACGCACATGTTGCACTGCATGTGCACAGAGCATCAGTAAGAGTGTAGTTTAAACCTACACATGCCAGTGTGTTCAGCCCAGATGTGTTTAAATAATGCATGAACACATGGCCACATGCCATTCAGCCGACTGCAGCTTGTGAAGGAACATGCTCATCCATGGCGCCCTACCTAACCAaccttcccctctcctgtcgtcccccccccccccccccccccccccagctccttGGCCTGTGCGTGCTGTGCGTGGGGCTGTATGCTGAGGTGGAGCGCCAGAGGAACCGCACCCTGGAGGGCGTGTTCCTGGCCCCGGCCGTGGTGCTCATCCTGCTGGGCCTGGTGATGTTCACCGTGTCGCTGGTGGGCATGGTGGGCTCGCTCAGGGACAACAAGACTCTGTTGCACATGGTGAGTAATGGCTGTTACTATCCACGGGATGGCTCTCTGTGCAGCAGGCAAAGCATCATAAACATGCTGCACAGCCagcagggggtggtggtgggggggctgttGATAGACGTGGTCAGATGTGGTCAGTTAGACTGAGACGTTGGCTATGTGAAGTTGTGGACTCTATGGTAAAATCTCTCACTATAGCACTGCAAAAATTttaatcttagtaagatgaaatatcttaaatcaaggcaatatatgcttgttttttgtcaAGATGTTTCTTCTTACtaggcattttttatgttaaaacatttcacttgcttcaagcgtttcagtttttaattatcttaataaggtattataacttgaaactagtttgatcaccactgacaagtacaaaactgctttgtcaaagtcagaatcaagacacatgtacttgtttttagtctggccacactagttttaagatatatttgggttatatatatatatatatattttttttaatcttgttaagtcaaattttcctgttctgttggcatatcattttgcttattttaagtaatatatcccccattttattttatttttttcatgttttttctctctctctccctcccctcccctgcagttcctctgtgtgctctgtgctcttctgGCCCTGCAGGCCCTGGGTCTCATGATAGCTCTCATTTTCGAAAATAAGGTGACTGAATTCACACATCACCCCATTCCCAGACATTTTAAGAGGATTGTTAAAGCCTTTGTAATGAGCCCATATATTTCAAGATAAATCTCATCCCTCTTTCATTGCACTCTCCTGCACAGACGTCTGCCTTGTTCCACAAGACCATTCGAGAGGGCATAAAGCACTACTACGACGATCTGGACTTCAAGAACATCTTGGACTATGTGCAACAGAAGGTAGGGGGTTGATAAGTGGATGCATTCATTAAGTAGGAAAGGGTGACAGAACTTAAGACAGGGCCATTTACCCTGGACCATGAACCACTACAGTGTTCCCATCATTACGTGTAAACAAGAGACTCTGCCAAGGCCATAACCATCACtcacagtgaaagacagagaaatgggCCTTTTTCTATGGCATTCAGCCGTGCGTAGATTAGGTTTGCCATTGCAGAGTGTAAATGGGAGCTTTTAATTAAGTGTTCAATTTGAGCGTGGTTCCATCGTCCCACTCAAAGGTAATCTTCTCCTCAAATATCTGCTCCCTGGCAGAAATAGCAGCGAGATTAAAGTCAATATGCTGTCTCAGGTTGGAAAAAGAGGCGAGATCACCTCGTTCACCATCATTCACCTGGATTTGAAGATGTGGATATGGATATAAAGAGTGGCAGATAATTTAACCCACCCAGAAATATGCAAATTTATTTTGAATGGCACTTGGGTCGAAACGCGAGGCACTGTGTTCACTTGAGAAGGCTATGGAAAGAGATGACCTAGTTGAAgtctctccctgtcactctttctttctctctctctctctctctctctcgctctctctctatgtaaaTATATGCGCTCCTATATATCTTATCTCCTTCCCACACTGACTGATTCTCATTCTCTTCCATTCCCTAGTTCTCCTGCTGCGGTGGCGATGAGTATAAGGACTGGGCGGTCAACCAGTATCACTTCTGCAATGGAACGGGCCCCCTGGCATGTGGGGTTCCATACACGTGCTGTGTCCGGCACAAGGTTAGCAGTCCTGCCTCGGTCGCCTACCCTCAAGACCTCCATCAGCATGGGGCAGACGCAAGAGCAAATGCAGCATTGATGGCTCTTCCCATTGCCATGTGCAGCCATTGAAATGCATGTCTGGGGCGCGCCGCAGCTCCACAGTAAGAATGGAGTGCTCCATGAACCCAGCAAATGGATTGAATTAACCAGAGAGAGACCCTATGCGGGGCTCTGAGTGGCTCCCACCATAGGATCATATGGGGCTAATGATTTTAGCTCTTGGTAATGGATCAGTAATGCATTGGGAGGCCAGTTCCATGCTCAGAGAGATTGAGTAAACTGTAGGTTATTGTTTTATGGAGCTCATATCAGAAGACACATGGGTGAAGATTATGGCAATAGTGTACTATTGTATGAATTATACATGCAGTCCATTTGCGTTTAGATGTCACTGACTCATTGTGGAGGTTTTTGAGGTTTTGTCCCTTGCCAATAGATGACTGGCATCCTGATAAATTACATTAGCACCCTGATTGTTTGGCTGCTTCAAATGAGTCCCAGGCTGGAATTAAATCAGGCCATTTTGTTGTCAAATTGTATTAAATCTCAATGGCATTTAATTAAAGAGCCAAATTGAAGTTTCTATTTAAGTTTCAGCCAACGCTGAAATCAAACGGTTACATTTTTCTTGTCTtctagattttctttttttttcaaataccCTGTTATTTAAGTAGTTTTCTATGTGGTTAAGTGCAGCGAAACAGAATTGCCCCACTAAATGAATGCAGTGATTGGATGAGGGCATGCCTGAGAGGCATGGTTTAGCCTGGGGTCCTTGGTGCCGGGTGCTTTACCCAGTGATATGTGCCACAGATAAAGGCAGAATCACTCGAACAGGCGCTCCCAGATCTAATCGCTTCCAATACTTGGCTGCTGAAGTTTGACATCAGTGTGCCACGGTGCAGCCAGTGGAATGAATTACCTGCCTTGATAGCCTTCATCGGCGGTAGCGATCTGAGCCGAAGGCCCTCCTGCTTCTTGCCAATGCTCGGCCCGTGGGAGACGCAGAAAGCCAGACTGAGTGATTGCTCGTTGATCAAAGGACTTACAAATCCAATCGGTGTGTCATCACACCTAGGTGTGTTAATTTTGCAGTGTTTATTAGAGACCACAGGGGTACGTCCCACTCATGGAATGAATGAAGTTACTGTAGCACTTCCTGACAAACACTGCCTCCCGATGGGAGCCTTTCAGGGTGCTGGTTTTTGGTCATGTTTGGCCCCGCATGTAATGGCTGGGCCCTCCTTTTATGTACACATGCTCTGATTgatgtcctccctctctttgtgcaAATCAGGTGGGAGAGGTTGTCAACACGCTCTGTGGCTACAAGACTTTGAAAGACCAGGTGAGTGTTTCCGGGTTTTGAAGGGCTACTACTGCACACAGGGCGAGCAAACTGCAAACTCAGTGAACGGTAAAACTACACCATGTGAacttttacatttgtattttatgGCTTAATCTCCACATCGTGGTTATCAAATGGAggatgctttggggctgtttgtTTTGCCACGGAGAGTCTGAAGTGGTTCAAGTGATGGCGATAGGAGTGTCAGTGAGATTATTTATTGCACAGGAGCACAGACAGAACACCATCTGCTGCTGGCACTTCCTGCTGTCGCTGCAGTCCTTTTGGCTCTTGGCTTTTTTTTACTGGTGTACAGGGAAAAAactgacaaacaacaacagacactAATTAATAGTGCCATCAAGTCTGTTATCTTTGTATTCATTTGACCCTGTTATATCTGTTGCTGTGGCAACAGTATTGCCTCATCTGTAACAACTCTTTTATCTCTTTTCCCGCATTACATCTCTCTATCTCGGCCTTGTCATTCCTTTCATTGTTGTTCCCTTGTTTTTTCGTACAAGCGGGAGGTCCTGGACGAGGTGATTCACGTTCGTGGCTGCATCCACGCCGTCAACCTCTGGATGGGAGACAACGTTGGTGCTACTATTGGGCTGTCATGTGCAGTTGGCCTGCCACAGGTAGATTTCAcgcttgtgtacacacacacacacacgtatactgGCAGTTGGCATATTGAAATGCCATAGCAACAAGGGTGCAAAAGGGATTTTGATAAAAGCCTATTacccatctttctccctctctcacacacacacatacgcacagagaGGTAGATGCATTCATATTGAAATACGGCAGCAAGCCGCAATTTTGACTGGCGGGCTAGCTGCATGCTGACAGGTCTATGCTGGAGTGATGGCAAAAATGgaaatgtgattatgaaagCCCATTACCTACCCTTCTCTACCTCTACTATACATGCACAGacttca
Encoded here:
- the zgc:110329 gene encoding tetraspanin-15 isoform X2 gives rise to the protein MCYPAVSTSSKQSSGGCKAQANEIARGQKLLLGLCVLCVGLYAEVERQRNRTLEGVFLAPAVVLILLGLVMFTVSLVGMVGSLRDNKTLLHMFLCVLCALLALQALGLMIALIFENKTSALFHKTIREGIKHYYDDLDFKNILDYVQQKFSCCGGDEYKDWAVNQYHFCNGTGPLACGVPYTCCVRHKVGEVVNTLCGYKTLKDQREVLDEVIHVRGCIHAVNLWMGDNVGATIGLSCAVGLPQLLGILLSLVFWNLLVEMSESEDMVDFKFLKRAGYKYSELDLSDAGCCMCLPRDGGYLPVPDSEPDTWAPDPTPLRLDLDRVLVQDPLSYSIPGPHQSGPLIGVDEVDNRA
- the zgc:110329 gene encoding tetraspanin-15 isoform X1, with amino-acid sequence MPDYYSKWKDNIRFYYFIKFTLNVYSMLFSLLGLCVLCVGLYAEVERQRNRTLEGVFLAPAVVLILLGLVMFTVSLVGMVGSLRDNKTLLHMFLCVLCALLALQALGLMIALIFENKTSALFHKTIREGIKHYYDDLDFKNILDYVQQKFSCCGGDEYKDWAVNQYHFCNGTGPLACGVPYTCCVRHKVGEVVNTLCGYKTLKDQREVLDEVIHVRGCIHAVNLWMGDNVGATIGLSCAVGLPQLLGILLSLVFWNLLVEMSESEDMVDFKFLKRAGYKYSELDLSDAGCCMCLPRDGGYLPVPDSEPDTWAPDPTPLRLDLDRVLVQDPLSYSIPGPHQSGPLIGVDEVDNRA